A genomic segment from Alphaproteobacteria bacterium encodes:
- a CDS encoding AAA family ATPase, whose product MKLSNLARFDTIDPTAWQDRPVPPRRWLVPDMLVRGNVTLLSGDGGVGKSLLAQQLATSLALGRPFLGIPTQPAPVPVLALFCEDDGDELHFRQDRINARYGCQMRDLGALTLVSRVAMANELMVFGRNDIGEETALYHQLETRIRESGAQLIVVDTVADTFMGNEIIRPQVRQFLTALRRLALINDGAVLLTGHPSLTGLNSGSGLSGSTAWHNTVRGRLYLTHAPAIDGSEEESNDARILKLMKNNYGPSGSALKLTWREHVFVPQSEAPRARTDTVDRLEIDNAVLAGLRKLVGDGVLVPADSHARNGLAVRLRAQAACRRWNWHSLIAAQERLVAAGRIVKVELGSASKRRLYVRPHDTRLPGEVSVGSAEE is encoded by the coding sequence ATGAAACTCAGCAATCTCGCACGCTTCGACACCATCGATCCGACCGCCTGGCAGGACAGGCCGGTGCCGCCCCGGCGCTGGCTGGTGCCCGACATGCTGGTGCGCGGCAACGTCACCCTGCTGAGCGGCGACGGCGGCGTCGGCAAGTCGCTGCTGGCGCAGCAGCTCGCCACCTCGCTGGCGCTGGGCCGGCCCTTCCTCGGCATCCCGACGCAGCCGGCGCCGGTGCCGGTGCTGGCGCTGTTCTGCGAGGACGACGGCGACGAGCTGCATTTCCGCCAGGACCGCATCAACGCCCGGTACGGCTGCCAGATGCGCGATCTCGGCGCGCTCACCCTGGTCAGCCGCGTCGCCATGGCCAACGAGCTGATGGTCTTCGGCCGCAACGACATCGGCGAGGAGACCGCGCTCTACCACCAGCTCGAGACCAGGATCCGCGAGAGCGGCGCGCAGCTGATCGTCGTCGACACCGTGGCCGACACCTTCATGGGCAACGAGATCATCCGCCCGCAGGTGCGCCAGTTCCTCACCGCGCTGCGCCGGCTGGCGCTGATCAACGACGGCGCCGTGCTGCTCACCGGCCATCCCTCGCTCACCGGGCTCAACAGCGGCTCGGGGCTGAGCGGCAGCACCGCCTGGCACAACACCGTGCGCGGCCGCCTGTACCTGACGCACGCCCCCGCCATCGACGGCAGCGAAGAGGAGAGCAACGATGCCCGGATCCTGAAGCTGATGAAGAACAACTACGGCCCGTCGGGCAGCGCGCTGAAGCTCACCTGGCGCGAGCATGTCTTCGTGCCGCAGAGCGAGGCGCCGCGCGCGCGCACCGACACCGTCGACCGCCTGGAAATCGACAACGCCGTGCTCGCCGGCCTGCGCAAGCTGGTGGGCGACGGCGTGCTGGTGCCGGCCGACAGCCATGCCCGCAACGGGCTGGCGGTGCGCCTGCGCGCGCAGGCCGCGTGCCGGCGCTGGAACTGGCATTCGCTGATCGCCGCGCAGGAGCGCCTGGTCGCGGCGGGCAGGATCGTCAAGGTGGAGTTGGGCTCGGCCAGCAAGCGCCGGCTCTATGTACGGCCGCATGACACGCGCCTGCCGGGCGAAGTCAGCGTCGGAAGCGCCGAGGAGTGA
- a CDS encoding toprim domain-containing protein produces MRAAASASRIVAALGGRWAANHGMCRCPAHQDGTPSLSVTCTPEGRVLLHCFAGCKGTDVIAALRQRGLWPGRAERPPVQPVLTPETEDQAALRKRRRALSIWQAAVPVAGTLGEVYLRSRRIRAPLPDSLRFLARHDHIHRPTAHPALIAAVQDPAGTVIAIQRTWLCDDGRGKAALDPPKAGLGPMDDGAVRLRPPADLMGLAEGVETALSAAELYSLPVWATLGAHRLGQVRLPEICRAVVIFADDGATGLKQARQAARLLGRQGRTVRIERPPRGFGDFNDWARAKP; encoded by the coding sequence ATGCGCGCCGCTGCCTCCGCCTCCCGCATCGTCGCCGCCCTGGGCGGGCGATGGGCGGCGAATCACGGCATGTGCCGGTGTCCGGCGCATCAGGACGGCACGCCCTCGCTGTCGGTGACGTGCACGCCCGAAGGCCGGGTGCTGCTGCATTGCTTCGCCGGCTGCAAGGGCACCGACGTGATCGCGGCGCTGCGCCAGCGTGGCCTGTGGCCGGGGCGCGCCGAGCGGCCGCCGGTGCAGCCCGTGCTGACGCCGGAGACCGAGGACCAGGCGGCGCTGCGCAAGCGCCGGCGGGCGCTGTCGATCTGGCAGGCGGCGGTGCCGGTCGCCGGCACGCTGGGCGAGGTCTATCTGCGCAGCCGACGGATCAGGGCGCCGCTGCCCGACAGCCTGCGCTTCCTCGCCCGGCACGATCACATCCACCGCCCCACGGCGCACCCGGCGCTGATCGCCGCCGTGCAGGATCCTGCCGGCACGGTCATCGCCATCCAGCGCACGTGGCTCTGCGATGACGGGCGCGGCAAGGCCGCGCTCGATCCGCCCAAGGCCGGGCTGGGGCCGATGGACGACGGCGCGGTGCGCCTGCGGCCGCCGGCGGACCTGATGGGCTTGGCCGAGGGCGTCGAGACGGCGCTGTCGGCGGCCGAGCTCTACAGCCTGCCGGTGTGGGCGACGCTCGGCGCCCACCGGCTGGGCCAGGTCAGGCTGCCCGAGATCTGCCGCGCCGTCGTGATCTTCGCCGACGACGGCGCCACCGGGCTGAAGCAGGCGCGCCAGGCGGCGCGGCTGCTCGGCCGGCAGGGCCGCACGGTGCGCATCGAGCGCCCGCCGCGGGGCTTCGGCGATTTCAACGACTGGGCAAGGGCCAAACCATGA
- a CDS encoding response regulator, whose protein sequence is MRAAIARILAAPEAGPPDIDAADGSPVARNGKASAPAVLVVEDEVIIRLVAADVLRECGYRVLEAKTGEEAQAIMGAGEQVDVLFTDIDLGPGISGMELASWVRENHPSVRIILTSGVGRMTDVAHLCDAPPMPKPYDYGELIRQVKSLMSAAESI, encoded by the coding sequence ATGCGGGCGGCGATAGCGCGGATCTTGGCGGCCCCTGAAGCGGGACCACCCGATATCGACGCAGCAGACGGGTCGCCCGTGGCACGGAACGGCAAGGCGTCGGCTCCCGCAGTCCTGGTGGTCGAGGACGAAGTCATCATCCGGCTGGTCGCAGCCGACGTTCTGCGCGAGTGTGGCTATCGAGTCCTGGAAGCAAAGACCGGCGAAGAAGCTCAAGCCATCATGGGCGCCGGCGAGCAGGTCGACGTGCTGTTCACCGACATCGACCTCGGTCCCGGAATCAGCGGAATGGAACTCGCGAGTTGGGTGCGCGAGAATCACCCGAGCGTGCGCATCATTCTCACGTCGGGCGTCGGGCGTATGACGGACGTGGCGCATCTGTGCGATGCGCCGCCCATGCCCAAGCCCTACGACTACGGCGAGCTGATCCGCCAGGTGAAGAGCCTCATGAGCGCGGCGGAATCGATCTGA
- a CDS encoding antibiotic biosynthesis monooxygenase: MTVFNVVRFKVKPGMDGAFLDAHKSIAETWSGLRHASIIRTGDGRYCLIAEWESAEALAAGRPPMIATLNSFRHTLDELGGGLGVTDAVSGPVVLSAK, translated from the coding sequence GTGACCGTGTTCAACGTCGTTCGTTTCAAGGTCAAGCCGGGCATGGACGGGGCGTTTCTCGACGCCCACAAGTCGATCGCCGAGACCTGGTCGGGGCTGCGCCACGCCAGCATCATCAGGACCGGCGACGGCCGCTACTGCCTGATCGCGGAGTGGGAAAGCGCCGAGGCGCTGGCCGCCGGGCGGCCGCCGATGATCGCCACCCTCAACAGCTTCCGCCACACCCTCGACGAGCTGGGCGGCGGGCTGGGCGTCACCGACGCGGTCTCGGGACCGGTCGTGCTGTCGGCGAAGTGA